A window of the Juglans microcarpa x Juglans regia isolate MS1-56 chromosome 5D, Jm3101_v1.0, whole genome shotgun sequence genome harbors these coding sequences:
- the LOC121264900 gene encoding copper transporter 6-like, with translation MSDEHDHGGHMHMPPSDGSMSKHRMMHMSFYWGKDAIVLFSGWPNQDLGMYVVALLSVFSLAVAVEVLSILPAVKPGHKPIAGGLIQATVYAFRMGLAYLVMLSVMSFNLGIFIAAVGGHAVGFFLVKIRALAKAKPAHETMSSTALITTKV, from the coding sequence ATGTCTGATGAACATGATCACGGCGGCCACATGCACATGCCTCCTTCCGATGGTAGCATGAGCAAACATAGGATGATGCACATGAGCTTCTACTGGGGCAAAGATGCCATAGTCCTCTTCTCTGGATGGCCTAATCAAGACCTTGGCATGTACGTGGTGGCTCTTCTCTCTGTCTTTTCCCTGGCCGTCGCCGTCGAGGTATTGTCCATCTTGCCGGCTGTCAAACCCGGCCACAAACCGATTGCGGGCGGGCTGATTCAGGCCACCGTCTATGCTTTTCGCATGGGCTTGGCTTACCTAGTCATGCTCTCTGTCATGTCCTTCAACCTTGGAATCTTCATAGCCGCGGTGGGTGGCCATGCCGTTGGGTTCTTTCTCGTCAAGATTCGTGCCCTTGCCAAGGCCAAACCTGCTCATGAGACCATGTCCTCCACCGCATTAATCACTACTAAAGTTTGA
- the LOC121263999 gene encoding copper transporter 1-like gives METTSHHGFGAFNGTGGGHMRHRRMMMHMSFYWGHKAEVLFSDWPGTSSVMYPLALVFVFVLAVLVEWLSHCNIIKPGTNNLAAGLMQTAMYTVRSGLDYMVMLAVMSFNGGVFLAAVGGRAVGFLLFGSRAFRKTGGSASGSDQGPSDLPPMKC, from the coding sequence ATGGAGACTACCTCGCATCACGGTTTCGGAGCTTTCAACGGCACCGGCGGTGGGCACATGCGGCACCGGAGAATGATGATGCACATGTCCTTCTACTGGGGCCATAAAGCTGAGGTTCTCTTCTCTGATTGGCCCGGGACGAGCTCGGTGATGTACCCTCTGGCTTTGGTCTTCGTGTTTGTTCTCGCTGTGCTTGTCGAGTGGCTCTCCCACTGTAACATTATAAAGCCCGGGACGAACAACTTGGCGGCGGGGCTGATGCAGACGGCGATGTACACGGTACGCTCCGGTCTGGATTACATGGTTATGCTTGCCGTGATGTCGTTCAACGGTGGTGTTTTTCTGGCGGCGGTTGGTGGGCGAGCGGTGGGGTTTTTGCTTTTTGGGAGTCGAGCTTTTAGGAAGACCGGTGGATCTGCGTCGGGTTCTGATCAGGGTCCGTCCGATCTTCCTCCGATGAAATGCTAA
- the LOC121266568 gene encoding 18.1 kDa class I heat shock protein-like, translating to MSINNILNSVFGSRSFEPLNLEAWDPFQEFHDFRSSLTIPQTSFPNETTTFVSARVDWKETPEAYVLKMSLPGLKKEEVKVEMEGDSVLCITGERKMEKKEKTERWQRIEQNSGKFVRRLRLPKNGDARKVGACLHNEVLTVTIPKEETKKHLPRYIPISNH from the coding sequence ATGTCGatcaataatattcttaatagcGTCTTTGGTAGTCGCTCATTTGAACCTCTGAATCTTGAGGCTTGGGACCCGTTCCAGGAGTTTCATGATTTCAGAAGCAGTCTAACTATACCCCAGACTTCCTTCCCAAACGAAACAACGACATTCGTGAGCGCTAGGGTTGATTGGAAAGAGACCCCAGAGGCATACGTGCTGAAGATGAGTCTTCCGGGGCTCAAGAAAGAGGAAGTGAAGGTGGAAATGGAGGGGGATAGTGTCCTCTGCATTACAGGCGAGAGGAAGAtggagaaaaaagagaagacgGAGAGATGGCAGCGTATAGAGCAAAACAGCGGCAAATTTGTTAGGCGTTTAAGGCTGCCTAAGAATGGAGATGCTCGTAAGGTCGGAGCTTGTCTACACAATGAAGTACTTACTGTTACAATTCCTAAGGAGGAGACCAAGAAGCATCTTCCCAGATACATTCCTATTTCCAACCACTGA